A genomic stretch from Falco naumanni isolate bFalNau1 chromosome 8, bFalNau1.pat, whole genome shotgun sequence includes:
- the HAND1 gene encoding heart- and neural crest derivatives-expressed protein 1 codes for MNLVGGYQHHHHHHHHHHMLHDPFLLGPAARCHQERAYFPGWVLNPAEVTPELAGQSPSYGPPEYGPAGRGRLEALSGRLGRRKGVGGPKKERRRTESINSAFAELRECIPNVPADTKLSKIKTLRLATSYIAYLMEVLAKDSQPGDTEGFKAELKKADGRENKRKRETQPEVYSQPLGHGEKKLKGRTGWPQQVWALELNP; via the exons ATGAACCTGGTGGGGGGctaccagcaccaccaccaccaccaccaccaccaccacatgcTGCACGACCCCTTCCTCCTCGGGCCGGCGGCGCGGTGCCACCAGGAGCGCGCCTACTTCCCCGGCTGGGTGCTCAACCCGGCCGAGGTGACCCCCGAGCTCGCCGGGCAAAGCCCTAGCTACGGCCCCCCCGAGTACGGCCCGGCCGGCCGGGGGCGGCTGGAGGCTCTCAGTGGCCGCCTGGGTCGGCGGAAAGGGGTCGGAGGTCCCAAGAAAGAGCGACGGAGGACGGAGAGCATCAACAGCGCCTTCGCCGAGCTCCGCGAGTGCATCCCCAACGTGCCCGCCGACACCAAGCTCTCCAAGATCAAGACCCTGCGCCTGGCCACCAGCTACATCGCCTACCTGATGGAGGTGCTGGCCAAGGACAGCCAGCCCGGGGACACCGAGGGCTTCAAAGCCGAGCTCAAGAAGGCCGACGGCAGGgagaacaagaggaaaagggagacg CAGCCCGAGGTCTACTCGCAGCCTTTGGGCCACGGCGAGAAGAAGCTGAAGGGCCGGACGGGTTGGCCCCAGCAGGTCTGGGCTCTGGAACTGAACCCCTGA